From the Lathyrus oleraceus cultivar Zhongwan6 chromosome 4, CAAS_Psat_ZW6_1.0, whole genome shotgun sequence genome, one window contains:
- the LOC127076230 gene encoding uncharacterized protein LOC127076230 produces MRSDTLLDYAVLQLSPKRSRCELLVSSDGITEKLASGLVKPYLNHLKVAEEQAALSVQSIRLDIDRQRNAETWFTKGTFERFVRYVGMPEVLEMVNTFDAEMSQLEAARKIYSQGTGDQRMDSQGGEGTRVIAATDATTKELLRAIDVRLSAVRQDLTTAYATASASGFNPHTVSHLKHFAHHFRSHRLNEACTKYMSVYERRPDIIIQHDLPRGDERDLRSSVNSDMSIDNDDDQAQAQTEAQEQNKTSTWQAPKAFTTSTSLRRNNDTNSNVVIINQKDETKDNNNNDTSNKEETESSSPAPSPTQLPSSPTPAPSGRRLSVQDRINLFEKKQKENTTGKPVELRRMSSDILRRWSGSSDMSIDVSIEKKLSENPSSSAENKSIATTSIDNNNNNNHNNNNSINSDKVVKTEQGSSQESCDVSVFDEERSGGGVGFKDQVGVSGTLMKGSSDRYEVTVDDNKDVDDVKSHGGVKSNVVPTSLSRVQRSHSRSLSAQFEGGGGGVGLKSKEPSTSSHSSSVVINGVTQSTTQPQLRSFAVENEDLKNQVKEEDSQVMKTRYQKPLPSSSEQTGMSRSKRDEIRRANDNESTKLNHPGKKNVLESQDNARVTAVPLEQNPRVRQSKGNQEMHDELKLKADELEKLFAEHKLRVPGDQSGTARRIEPADARVEQAVNLQSRRPAAGDSTPQPPSRSSVPEPATSSGVKTLTKTVDSQNYGDESRGKFYEKYMKKRNAKLQEEWSVNRSEKEARMRAMQDSLDRSKAEMIAKFSGSISRQNSTGGSQRAEKLGYNKPNIKRDQHPIDSFQNDEDEDLSEFSEEKMYGASKQSRKVFPNRNVSSGTPRTTAVSVSRSSGRRKDNPLAQSVPNFSDLRKENTKPSSGVSKPTRSQLRNFPRSKSTNEDEQGIKEEKLRQNLSLRKSSANPAEFKDLSSLNSDGIVLTPLKFDLDESDLDPYDQSSRSFLKKGSTAGPGFVGSAMRMKASMTSDTEKNKEFNDLEFDMEDSFHSAIEEQDEIGSVAIEDSAYNNNGKISPSQESGNSGSEIGDSTRSLAQVDPILGGEMPNAYQSTFNGVGSLQDSPVESPVSWNSRVPHPFSYTHESSDIDASIDSPIGSPAWNSRSLIQGENDAARMRKKWGSAQKPYLANSSQNQPRKDVTKGFKRLLKFGRKTRGSETLADWISATTSEGDDDMEDGRDLANRSSEDLRKSRMGFSHGHPSDDSFNESELFNEQVQSLQSSIPAPPAHFKLRDDHISGSSLKAPKSFFSLPTFRSKGSDSKPR; encoded by the exons GTGGGGAAGGAACAAGAGTCATCGCTGCGACAGATGCAACAAC GAAGGAACTTCTTAGAGCTATTGATGTGAGATTGAGTGCAGTTAGGCAGGACTTAACCACAGCTTATGCTACTGCATCAGCATCTGGCTTTAACCCTCACACTGTCTCTCATCTCAAACATTTCGCACATCATTTTCGCTCTCATCGCTTGAA TGAAGCGTGTACGAAGTATATGTCTGTGTACGAAAGAAGACCGGACATAATTATCCAACACGATCTGCCACGTGGCGATGAGAGGGACCTTCGTTCATCGGTTAACTCCGACATGTCCATTGACAACGACGATGATCAGGCCCAAGCCCAAACCGAGGCCCAAGAACAAAACAAGACTTCCACGTGGCAAGCGCCCAAGGCCTTTACAACTTCCACATCGCTAAGACGTAACAATGACACCAACAGCAACGTTGTAATAATAAACCAGAAAGACGAAACGaaagacaacaacaacaacgacacGAGCAATAAAGAAGAGACCGAGTCATCGTCGCCGGCCCCGTCGCCGACTCAGTTGCCGTCGTCTCCAACACCGGCTCCCTCGGGGCGGCGGCTCAGTGTTCAAGACCGAATCAACTTGTTCGAGAAGAAGCAAAAAGAGAATACCACGGGAAAACCGGTGGAGCTTCGGAGAATGTCCTCCGATATTTTGCGAAGGTGGAGTGGAAGCAGTGACATGAGCATTGACGTCAGCATCGAGAAAAAACTTTCTGAAAACCCTTCGTCTTCAGCAGAAAATAAGTCTATTGCTACAACCTCCATAgataacaacaataataataatcataataataataatagtattaATTCGGACAAGGTTGTGAAAACTGAACAAGGGTCTTCTCAGGAGAGTTGTGACGTTTCGGTTTTTGATGAAGAGAGGAGTGGAGGAGGAGTAGGGTTCAAGGATCAAGTGGGTGTTTCTGGGACGCTAATGAAAGGTTCATCTGATAGGTACGAGGTTACTGTTGATGATAATAAAGATGTTGATGATGTTAAGTCTCATGGTGGTGTGAAAAGTAATGTGGTTCCCACGTCACTTAGTAGGGTCCAGCGTAGTCATTCTAGGTCTCTTTCAGCTCAGTTTGaaggtggtggtggtggtgttGGACTCAAATCAAAGGAACCTTCTACTTCTTCTCATTCTTCTTCTGTTGTTATAAACGGTGTTACTCAATCTACAACTCAGCCTCAGTTGAGATCTTTTGCGGTAGAAAATGAGGATTTGAAGAATCAGGTCAAGGAAGAGGATTCTCAAGTCATGAAAACTAGGTATCAGAAACCTCTACCTTCAAGTTCGGAGCAAACCGGGATGTCACGGAGTAAAAGGGATGAAATTCGGCGTGCTAATGATAATGAAAGTACTAAGTTGAACCATCCTGGTAAAAAGAATGTTCTGGAGAGTCAGGATAATGCCCGTGTAACCGCCGTGCCTTTAGAGCAGAATCCGAGAGTAAGGCAGTCTAAAGGTAATCAGGAGATGCATGATGAGCTGAAACTGAAGGCAGATGAGCTTGAAAAGCTTTTTGCTGAGCATAAACTGAGGGTTCCTGGAGACCAATCTGGTACTGCACGGAGGATCGAGCCTGCTGATGCACGTGTTGAACAGGCTGTTAACTTGCAGTCTAGAAGACCTGCAGCGGGGGATTCAACTCCTCAGCCGCCTTCTAGAAGCAGTGTGCCTGAACCAGCTACAAGCTCTGGCGTTAAGACGCTTACAAAGACGGTGGATAGTCAGAATTATGGAGATGAGTCCAGAGGAAAGTTTTATGAAAAGTACATGAAGAAGAGGAATGCTAAACTTCAGGAAGAGTGGAGTGTGAACAGATCAGAGAAGGAAGCTCGGATGCGGGCCATGCAGGATAGTCTTGACCGGAGTAAGGCTGAGATGATAGCCAAGTTTTCAGGGTCTATAAGCAGACAAAATTCAACAGGAGGTTCTCAACGCGCCGAGAAACTTGGATACAACAAACCAAATATTAAGAGAGACCAG CATCCCATAGATTCCTTTCAGAATGACGAGGATGAAGATCTTTCTGAATTTTCGGAAGAAAAGATGTATGGTGCTTCAAAGCAAAGTAGGAAGGTTTTTCCTAACAGGAATGTGTCTTCAGGCACACCTCGCACAACAGCAGTGTCAGTGTCACGTTCATCTGGAAGACGGAAAGACAATCCTCTTGCTCAGTCTGTTCCAAACTTCTCCGATTTAAGAAAAGAAAATACAAAGCCTTCTTCTGGAGTCAGTAAACCAACCCGCTCTCAGTTGAGAAACTTCCCCCGTAGCAAAAGCACTAATGAAGATGAGCAAGGTATCAAGGAAGAGAAGCTAAGACAAAATCTGTCTTTACGGAAGAGCTCTGCCAACCCTGCAGAGTTTAAGGATTTGTCCTCTTTGAACTCAGATGGGATTGTTTTGACTCCATTGAAATTTGATTTGGATGAGTCTGATCTGGACCCTTATGATCAATCATCCAGATCTTTCCTTAAAAAGGGTAGTACAGCAGGCCCTGGTTTTGTAGGCAGTGCTATGAGGATGAAAGCTTCAATGACATCTGATACTGAGAAAAATAAAGAATTTAATGACCTAGAATTTGATATGGAAGATTCATTCCATTCGGCCATAGAAGAACAGGATGAAATTGGAAGTGTGGCTATTGAAGATAGTGCTTATAATAATAACGGGAAGATTAGTCCGAGCCAGGAATCTGGTAATTCTGGGTCTGAAATTGGTGATTCTACAAGGTCTCTTGCTCAAGTAGACCCTATTTTAGGGGGTGAAATGCCTAATGCATATCAATCAACTTTCAACGGTGTTGGATCGCTGCAGGACTCTCCAGTTGAAAGTCCCGTATCCTGGAACTCACGTGTGCCTCATCCTTTTTCTTACACGCACGAGTCTTCTGACATTGATGCTTCTATAGATTCTCCAATTGGAAGCCCTGCTTGGAATTCTCGTTCCCTTATCCAGGGTGAAAATGACGCTGCTCGAATGAGGAAAAAATGGGGTAGTGCTCAAAAACCTTATCTGGCTAATTCGTCCCAAAATCAACCCCGCAAAGATGTCACGAAAGGCTTTAAGCGATTACTTAAGTTTGGGAGAAAAACTCGCGGGTCAGAGACTTTGGCTGATTGGATCTCCGCTACAACTTCTGAAGGAGATGATGATATGGAAGATGGCCGAGATCTAGCCAACCGGTCCTCAGAAGACTTGAGGAAATCGAGAATGGGATTCTCTCACGGTCATCCTTCTGATGACAGCTTCAATGAAAGTGAGCTGTTCAACGAACAGG TTCAATCCTTACAAAGCTCTATTCCCGCACCTCCGGCCCATTTTAAACTGAGGGATGATCATATATCAGGAAGTTCATTAAAAG CTCCCAAATCATTCTTTTCGCTCCCGACTTTCCGAAGCAAGGGAAGTGACTCGAAACCTAGATGA
- the LOC127076231 gene encoding ABC transporter B family member 19 — MADSSFEIDINQRRHYPTPVSYQSVSGSSSFIHSTSRSNATPRTRRTRRNKIPSTPFASDDDRSWQSEVSWKFEPTGLREHSTNFGSVLSPWPTNSASDRSRVFRQSANDYYLSRIGGFRGHRDSTNEHSSYGRVELRSHVARDNNDHSYFDQYSGFSKLGIIKEGVSNGNRNINNKTSPLAEEDELSVIDYSISDEHVKRDRDHGHAVPPNGRKSPSQNYGGGGYSHYESKMVSGFDDEGDEDIDEDDDDAAGPPKNVGLFSLFRYTRNWDWLLVFIGCVGALINGGSLPWYSYLFGNLVNKLSREAKNDKAQLMKDVEQICVFMTGLAAVVVVGAYMEITCWRLVGERSAQRIRTEYLRAILRQDISFFDTEINTGDIMHGIASDVAQIQEVMGEKMAHFIHHVFTFICGYAVGFKRSWKVSLVVFSVTPLTMLCGMTYKALYGGLTAKEEASYRKAGSIAEQAISSIRTVFSFVAESQLGEKYSELLEKSAPIGARIGFAKGAGMGVIYLVTYSTWALAFWYGSILISKGELDGGSAIACFFGVNVGGRGLALALSYFAQFAQGTVAASRVFYIIDRIPEIDPYNSEGRKLSSARGRIELKNVSFAYPSRPDSLILNSINLVFPSSKTLALVGASGGGKSTIFALIERFYDPIEGIVTLDGHDLRSLQVKWLRDQIGMVGQEPILFATSILENVMMGKDNATKEEAISACIAADAHKFISSLPLRYDTQVGDRGTKLSGGQKQRIALARAMIKNPKILLLDEPTSALDAESEAAVQRAIDKISAGRTTIVIAHRIATVKNADAIVVLEHGSVTEIGDHRQLMAKSGTYYNLVKLATESISKPLPVESRMQKTNDLSSINNKYASDIAKSSYLVDISRSKHMDSMKDESQEDTEDKQDKKPRKYKLSEVWKLQKPEFMMLSSGLVMGMFAGAFLSLFPLVLGISLGVYFDNDTSKMKRDVGYLCLVLVGLGFGCILSMTGQQGLCGWAGSKLTLRVRNLLFQSILRQEPGWFDFDENSTGVLVSRLSIDAVSFRSVLGDRFSVLLMGLSSAAVGLGVSFAFNVKLTLVAAAVTPLTLGASYINLIINIGPKIDNNSYARASNIASGAVSNIRTVATFSAQEQIVKSFDKALSEPRKKSLKSSQLQGLVFGLFQGAMYASYTLTLWFGAYLVKHDEGKFEDVYKIFLILVLSSFSVGQLAGLAPDTSMAATSIPAVQDVINRKPLIGNDGRKTRKVDKSKSFKIEFKMVTFAYPSRPEITVLRDFCLKVKGGSTVALVGPSGSGKSTVVWMTQRFYDPDQGKVTMSGVDLREIDVKWLRRQIGLVGQEPALFAGSIRENIAFGDQKASWAEIEAAAMEAYIHKFISGLPQGYETQVGESGVQLSGGQKQRIAIARAILKKSKVLLLDEASSALDLESEKHIQEALKNVSKEATTIIVAHRLSTIREADKIAVMRNGEVVEYGSHDTLISSLQNGLYASLVRAETEANAFS, encoded by the exons ATGGCTGATTCTTCCTTTGAGATAGACATCAACCAGAGAAGACACTATCCAACTCCAGTGAGTTATCAGAGTGTATCTGGCTCTAGCTCCTTCATACATTCCACTTCTCGAAGCAATGCGACTCCAAGAACGAGAAGAACTCGCCGCAACAAAATTCCATCCACACCCTTTGCCTCAGACGATGACCGTTCATGGCAAAGTGAAGTTTCGTGGAAGTTTGAACCAACCGGGTTGCGTGAACATAGCACAAATTTCGGGTCTGTTCTTAGTCCATGGCCAACCAACTCCGCCTCTGATCGTAGTCGTGTGTTTCGCCAGTCGGCTAATGACTATTACCTTTCTAGAATAGGCGGTTTTCGTGGCCATAGAGACTCAACAAATGAACATTCTTCGTATGGGAGAGTTGAGCTTAGGAGCCATGTTGCTAGGGACAATAATGATCATAGTTACTTTGATCAATATAGTGGATTCTCCAAATTGGGAATCATCAAAGAAGGAGTTAGTAACGGAAATCGTAATATTAATAATAAGACTAGTCCGTTAGCAGAGGAAGACGAGCTCAGTGTGATCGATTATAGTATATCAGATGAACATGTTAAACGTGATCGCGATCATGGTCATGCAGTACCACCAAACGGTAGAAAATCTCCTAGTCAAAATTATGGTGGTGGTGGTTATAGTCATTATGAGAGTAAAATGGTATCAGGCTTTGATGATGAAGGTGATGAGGATATcgatgaggatgatgatgatgctGCAGGTCCTCCAAAGAATGTTGGGCTGTTTAGCTTGTTTAGATATACAAGAAATTGGGATTGGTTACTTGTGTTTATCGGCTGTGTAGGAGCTCTTATAAATGGCGGATCACTTCCTTGGTATTCTTATCTTTTTGGAAACTTGGTTAACAAGCTTTCAAGAGAAGCGAAAAATGACAAAGCTCAATTGATGAAGGATGTAGAGCAG ATATGTGTATTTATGACTGGCTTAGCTGCAGTTGTGGTAGTTGGAGCATATATGG AGATTACATGTTGGAGACTAGTCGGGGAGAGATCAGCTCAACGAATAAGAACCGAGTATCTAAGAGCAATTCTTCGACAGGACATAAGTTTCTTCGATACGGAGATTAATACCGGTGATATCATGCATGGAATTGCTAGCGATGTTGCACAAATTCAAGAAGTTATGGGAGAAAAG ATGGCTCACTTCATTCATCATGTGTTTACATTCATATGTGGATATGCAGTTGGGTTTAAAAGATCATGGAAAGTATCATTGGTTGTATTCTCAGTCACACCATTAACAATGTTATGTGGTATGACTTACAAAGCACTTTATGGTGGCCTAACCGCAAAAGAAGAA GCTTCTTATAGGAAAGCTGGTAGCATTGCGGAGCAGGCTATAAGTTCGATTAGGACAGTGTTTTCTTTTGTTGCTGAAAGCCAATTGGGTGAAAAATATTCTGAATTACTTGAAAAATCAGCTCCAATTGGAGCTAGAATTGGTTTTGCTAAAGGTGCAGGAATGGGTGTTATCTACTTAGTAACATATTCTACATGGGCTTTGGCTTTTTGGTATGGTTCTATCTTAATTTCCAAGGGTGAACTTGATGGTGGTTCTGCTATTGCTTGTTTCTTTGGTGTCAATGTTGGTGGAAG AGGCTTGGCATTGGCACTTTCATATTTCGCGCAATTTGCACAAGGAACTGTTGCAGCAAGCCGCGTGTTCTATATTATAGACAGAATTCCTGAGATTGATCCATATAATTCTGAGGGTAGGAAGCTTTCATCTGCTCGCGGAAGGATTGAGTTAAAGAATGTTAGTTTTGCATATCCATCTCGTCCGGATTCACTTATACTTAATTCCATTAATTTGGTATTTCCATCTTCGAAAACATTGGCATTGGTTGGTGCAAGTGGAGGTGGAAAATCAACTATCTTTGCTCTCATAGAAAGGTTCTATGACCCTATAGAAGGGATTGTTACCTTGGATGGTCATGATTTGAGGTCACTGCAAGTAAAGTGGTTAAGAGATCAAATTGGGATGGTTGGTCAAGAGCCGATTCTGTTTGCTACATCTATACTCGAAAATGTGATGATGGGGAAAGATAATGCAACCAAGGAAGAAGCGATTTCTGCCTGTATTGCTGCTGATGCTCACAAGTTCATCTCTAGCTTGCCGTTACGTTATGACACTCAG GTTGGTGATAGAGGCACAAAACTTTCAGGAGGTCAAAAGCAAAGAATTGCATTGGCTAGAGCAATGATAAAAAATCCCAAAATTCTTCTTTTAGATGAACCGACTAGTGCTCTTGACGCTGAGTCGGAGGCTGCAGTCCAAAGGGCCATTGACAAGATTTCTGCAGGCAGAACAACCATTGTCATTGCTCATAGGATAGCTACGGTGAAGAATGCCGATGCCATTGTAGTTCTTGAACATGGTTCTGTAACTGAGATCGGTGACCATCGCCAGCTTATGGCGAAATCTGGAACCTACTACAACCTTGTCAAACTTGCAACTGAATCCATTTCAAAACCTCTTCCTGTAGAAAGTCGCATGCAAAAAACCAACGATTTATCGTCTATCAATAATAAATATGCTTCTGATATAGCAAAATCAAGTTATCTAGTCGATATCTCGAGGTCTAAGCACATGGATTCAATGAAGGATGAGAGTCAAGAAGATACTGAAGACAAACAAGATAAAAAGCCAAGAAAATACAAACTTTCTGAGGTATGGAAATTGCAAAAGCCGGAGTTTATGATGCTATCTTCCGGCCTTGTTATGGGAATGTTTGCAGGCGCTTTTCTTTCCCTTTTTCCATTGGTTTTAGGCATATCCCTTGGAGTATATTTTGACAATGATACTTCAAAAATGAAAAGAGATGTAGGTTACCTTTGTTTAGTACTTGTCGGACTCGGATTCGGTTGCATACTTTCCATGACAGGACAACAAGGTTTATGTGGTTGGGCAGGTTCAAAACTAACCCTTAGGGTTAGAAACCTCTTGTTTCAATCAATACTAAGACAAGAACCTGGATGGTTTGATTTTGATGAAAACTCGACCGGTGTATTAGTATCAAGACTCTCAATAGACGCGGTTAGTTTCCGTTCAGTACTCGGCGACAGATTCTCAGTACTTCTTATGGGATTGAGTTCAGCTGCTGTTGGACTTGGCGTGTCCTTCGCCTTTAATGTGAAACTAACCCTTGTTGCAGCTGCTGTAACTCCTTTGACCCTTGGTGCAAGTTACATAAACTTGATCATAAACATTGGTCCGAAAATCGATAACAACTCGTATGCAAGAGCTAGCAATATCGCTTCCGGTGCAGTTTCGAATATTAGGACAGTTGCTACATTTTCTGCTCAGGAACAGATAGTTAAATCCTTTGATAAAGCCTTATCAGAACCAAGGAAAAAATCATTAAAAAGTTCACAGCTTCAAGGTCTTGTTTTTGGACTCTTTCAAGGTGCTATGTATGCATCATACACCTTAACTCTTTGGTTCGGCGCATATCTTGTAAAACACGACGAAGGAAAATTTGAAGATGTTTATAAGATTTTTCTCATTCTTGTTTTGAGTTCGTTTTCTGTTGGACAACTAGCTGGTTTAGCACCTGATACTTCTATGGCCGCTACATCAATTCCTGCAGTTCAAGATGTTATAAACAGAAAACCATTGATAGGAAATGATGGAAGAAAAACTAGAAAAGTTGATAAATCAAAGAGCTTCAAAATAGAATTCAAAATGGTGACATTTGCATATCCATCAAGGCCTGAGATAACTGTGTTGAGGGATTTCTGTTTGAAGGTTAAAGGCGGAAGTACTGTGGCATTGGTGGGACCAAGTGGATCAGGAAAATCAACCGTTGTGTGGATGACACAACGGTTTTATGATCCTGATCAAGGGAAGGTTACGATGAGTGGTGTCGATTTGAGGGAGATTGATGTAAAGTGGTTGAGGAGACAAATTGGTTTGGTTGGTCAAGAACCTGCACTTTTTGCTGGGAGTATAAGGGAAAATATTGCATTTGGTGACCAAAAGGCCTCATGGGCCGAAATTGAAGCTGCTGCAATGGAGGCTTACATTCACAAGTTTATCAGTGGACTTCCTCAGGGTTATGAAACTCAG GTTGGTGAGAGTGGAGTCCAATTATCAGGTGGACAAAAACAAAGAATAGCTATAGCAAGAGCAATATTGAAGAAATCAAAGGTACTTCTACTTGATGAAGCAAGTAGTGCATTGGACTTGGAATCAGAAAAACACATCCAAGAAGCTCTTAAGAATGTTTCCAAAGAGGCAACAACAATAATCGTTGCTCACCGTCTTTCCACAATCAGAGAAGCCGATAAAATTGCAGTGATGAGAAATGGTGAAGTTGTTGAGTATGGTAGCCATGACACTCTTATTTCTTCACTTCAAAATGGTTTGTATGCTAGCCTTGTTAGAGCTGAGACTGAAGCCAATGCATTTTCTTGA